TCTCGGACCTGACCTCCGTCCACGGCGCCCTCCAGGCCCTCGGCCGCGTCTCCATCCACGGGCCCGTCCTCACCCAGCTCGGCAAGCAGCCCCCCGAGGTCCGCGAGTACTTCTTCCGCCTCCTCGAATCCCCCGAGCCCCCGCCACCCCTCACGGGCTCGGCCACCTACGTCCCCGGCACCGCCGAGGGCCACCTCGTCGGCGGCAACCTCTCCGTCCTCGCCTGCCTCCTGGGCACCCCGTACCTGCCGCCTCTCGACGGCGCCGTGCTCCTCCTCGAGGACGTCACCGAGCGCCCCTACCGCCTCGACCGCATGTGGACCCAGCTGCGCCTCGCCGGCGTCTTCTCCCGCGTGCGCGGCATCGTCCTCGGTGACTTCACCTCCTGCGAGGAGCGCAACGCGGAGTACTCCAGTGCCGACGTCCTCCGGGGACTCGCTCAGGAATCAGGCCTGCCCTGCGCCGCGGGCTTCCCCATCGGCCACGGCACCCTCAACTACCCCGTGGCCCTCGGCACCCAGGTCCGCCTGGACGCGGACGCCGCGCGCCTCACCTTCCTCGAAGGAGCCGTGCGCCCATGAGCGCCCCTCCCGAACAACACCCCGTCGCCGTCCTCCAGACGCTGCTCGACGAGGCCGTGGGCATCGGCGTCTTCCCCGCCGCCCAGGCCGTCGTCCTCCACCGCGGCGTCCAGGTCTTCGGCGGCGTCGCCGGCAAGGCCTCGGGCGACACCCGCTTCGATCTCGCCTCGCTCACCAAGGTCGTCAGCACCACCGCCCTGTTCCTGCGCCTGTGGACCGAAGGCAAGGT
This genomic stretch from Myxococcus fulvus harbors:
- a CDS encoding S66 peptidase family protein; amino-acid sequence: MRWLKPLPLRPRDTVHVVAPAGPFDRPLFEAGLAFIAERYTPSLRPDISSVHRYLAGDDARRAQELGHALTDPSARATFCARGGYGSARLLPHLPLADAAPSLFTGFSDLTSVHGALQALGRVSIHGPVLTQLGKQPPEVREYFFRLLESPEPPPPLTGSATYVPGTAEGHLVGGNLSVLACLLGTPYLPPLDGAVLLLEDVTERPYRLDRMWTQLRLAGVFSRVRGIVLGDFTSCEERNAEYSSADVLRGLAQESGLPCAAGFPIGHGTLNYPVALGTQVRLDADAARLTFLEGAVRP